GGAAGGCACAGTCTCCAGCCAGACTGAGCAGCTGCTGTCCCCTCCTGCAGGTTGCTGCCGAGGAGCTTTGCTGTCTGCTAGGCCAGGTCTTCCAGGTTGTTTACACGGAGTCCACCATCGACTTTCTGGACAGAGCGATATTTGATGGggcctccacccccacccaccacctgtCCCTGCACAGCGGTATGTTGAGTGAGAGTGGGCAGCGGGTGGGAGCAGGGACAGGAGGGGCTACTGCAGTGGCCCCCAGCTCTCCATGAGTTACCCCTGGAATAGCGCAGTTACTGCCGTGACATGGTGGCCTTTTGTTCCCAGACTTTGCTGTTCACATTAGCCCATAGGGTTTCATCAAGGCAGAAATGTCACCTGTCCTTGAGCGAGTTGCACCAGGTCAGCACGATGGCTTCCTGGAATACATTTGGGGTCTTCGAACACTTTTTTGGAACCACTTGTGGCTAAAGTCACTTAATTTAAGTCAGAACAAAGAGCCTGGAGAAGGCTGCTAGCATTAGGGCCTGTGATGGaattggggaggctgagagtgGATCTGGGGAGCCTCCTTTTCGGTATGCCCAGACCATGGCTGCTCTTAATGTGAAACTCCTTCCAGGACCATGGCCAGACCCATGGGAAGCTGCTCAGGCTGCCCTGGGAGGTCAGCTGGTAGTGGTGGAGCAGTGGCAGATGGGGAAGAATCGAACGCACCCCAGAGCTGCCTCCTCCTGCATGACCCACACAGCATTTTCAGGAGTCTGTTAGTCCATTGAAAACACTTCATCAGCAAGCTCACTTGAgttaaatctttaaaaacatcATCTGTTTTTCAGATGTATTACTTATTGAGGATTAATGGTTTACATAAATCAGGTGCATAAAAAGCTGttggaggccgggtgtggtggctcacgcctgtaatcccagcactttgggaggctgaggcgggcggatcacctgaggttgggagttcgagaccagcctgaccaacatggagaaaccctgtctctactaaaaataccaaaaaaaaaaaaaaaaaaaaaaaaaaaacaaaagctgttgGAAACAGTGTGGCTTGTTGAgtgcaatttcttctttttatggagATAAGTACCAGCCCTCTACCCTTTCCCCAGTAACACACATCTCAGTGAAGAGAGTAAATGGTGGAGAACCCTGGGGAAGCCTGTGCCGGTGTGAGGGCTGCTCCTCagtgcctcctccctccctttcttgcTGCTGGTGCCAGAGCCCTTTGGGGCATGTTACGCCCTGTGTTGGCccagcagctgcagagaggaCAGCTGCTGAGCTCTCAGGCATGCTCTccatctcatttagtcctcagtGACCTAGTGAGTTAGGTGCAGTCttcatccccattttagagatggggaagtAGAGGCTTAGAAGTCAACAGTATATCCAGAGGAATGTACCATATGAGTAGCAGACGATTTATCAAACTGCCATTCAGTTTCAGTGTGATTGGTTTGGCCCTTGTACTTTAAAATTCCCAAagggccttttttttctttaataattttttttactgaGAAGTACACAAGTCATACATGTACAGTtgaatgaattttcacaaaataaacACATCATGTAACACCACTACTGAGGGCTGCTGAAGTGGGCTTCTTCCCCTGCCAGCCTTTCCCAAGACCTCCCCCTGGGATCCACACACAGATGTGCACACGTTATGCACACCCATACGCACATGCATGCATTCTCTGCTTATTTCTGCCTTGGAGTTTTGCTTGCTGTGTTCTCTCTGCTCCAGCTATGCCAAAACATAGCAGCATAAACAGcagaaatatattctcttatAATTCTATACATTAAGAGTCCAATGTGGGTTCCACTGGGCTAAAGTTGAGGTGTCcacagggctggttccttctggaggctccagagaAGAAGCCATTTCCTTGTCTTTCCAGCTCCTAGAGGCGGCTGCATGCTTTGGCTCATggcccttcctctgtcttcacaGCCAGCCACGTGACATCTTCCACAGTCACATCTTCCTTTGACTCTCAGCTTCCTCTGCATTTCAGGACTCTTGCAATCACATTGAGCCCACCCAAATTCTCCAGGGTCATCTCCCTATttcaaggtcagctgattagcatcCTTTACTCCCCTTTGAAATTGGTAACATATTCACcaattccagggattaggatgtggacatctttggggggtCATTATTCTGCTCTCCATACTTACCTTGTTCCTAGTGCCAGAAATGTCCCTTTTAtctcccagcctctccctctgCTCCCATTTAAAATCTTACCCTCTCCGCAACACTCACCTGCCTCACTCACAAAGCTTTCACTCACTGCCTGCGCTGGTGTGGAAATGTGCCTTCCTCAGGTTTAGAATAGCAAATTACAGTCTGTGTCACGCAGACCTAATGTCATTTGTTGAATGTAGCTGCTCAGTGTTAGACCCTTTGCTGGTCTGAGGGTCTCAGGAATCCTGTGGCTTCGCTGGGTTCAGGTGGGGAGTCAGACTGCCCGGCTCTGACTGTGGTTGCTGCTGCATGACCTGGGCCAAGTTGTGTAATCTCTTTGACTTACTTCCTCGTCTGCAAGTGAAGATAGGGGTGATATGTGCCTGGGTTAAAGGAGACAAAGCCCCAGTAACCCTGCGTGGCACATGAGTGATACCTCAAAAACAGCTTTTGTTGACTCTGGCCATGGGTGAATGTGAACTTCAGCCCAGCCTGCAGCAGGATTTGCATTTGCCAGGATCCCCAGGAGGGGTGTATGTGGGCTTAAGTCTGGGGAGCCCTGCCTTGAGGCACACAGCACATTCCAGAGTGTGGGCAGCTTGCTGAAGGACAGCAGGGTCCCTGAAGGCCAGGGCTGCCGCTGTCTCCTGTAAATACAGCAGTGGGCTGGACTCAAAATGCCTCCCCACCATGTCCCCGAAAGTCATCTTAGTTTTCTGCATCTTCCTTACAGATGACTCTTCTACAAAAGTGGACATTAAGGAGACCTACGAGGTGGAAGCCAGCACTTTGTGAgtgcacatgccaccaagccgtGCGGTGGGACACGCACCAAGTGCATTGCccagtgttgtccaggctgcagccAGTCGGTGCCCCCATCTCAGCCCCACCTCGCTAAGCCATCCCCAGACCCACTGTCCCCAGCTTAGTGAATGGTTGAGGCCTGACTCGCCGCCCTCTCCTCGTAGACTTCTAGAGCCCTTGCTGTCCCTCTGGTCTCTCCCTGCCCACCTTCCCATGGCTTCCCAAGAGTGAACTTGTAATAGGCATGTTGGATGGAGCTGTTCCCCTACTCAAGTCTGCCGAGGCGCTGGCCTTCCAGCCCATATCTGCCACTGCCTGGGCCTCTGTAGTACTTCAGCCCACTGGTGCTCTCCATTCCTGCCACCCCACAACCCCGGCTCCTCCCTCCGAGCCTTTCGCTTCCCCCTCCCAACAATGCTGCCCACCACCTTGACCTATGTACTCCCTCCCTTCACTCAGAGCCCACCTCAGAGCCACACCCCCGGGGAGCCCCAGGACCAGGCCAAGCTGACCACCTTGCACGCTCGGCCAGCTCTcctgttatcatcatcatcacttacATTCCTCTGTTCAGGGACAGTGACCCACACACACAGCATGGACTAAGTTTCCTGAAACGTGTGTGGGATGGAGGGTCAGGGAAGCCACCCACTCACATACCACATTCTTCCGCAGCTGCTTCCCTGAGTCCGTGGATGTGGGTGGTGCGTCACCCCACGGCAAGACCATCAGTGAGAGTGAGCTGAGCGCCAGCGCCACTGAGCTGCTGCAGGACTACATGCTGACGGTAGGCCTCTGCCACAGGGGCGCTGGGTTGCTTGAGGGAAGGGGTGCCCTAGGGAGgatgtggggaaggggaggaggaggaggaggaggagcagtgCCTAGCACTGTTGGTCAATTTTGCTGACATCATTGCCTTTTCCCGGGGATAGTCTAGGAGAGCATGAGTCAGTAGGGCTGAGTTGGGGGTGCTGTGGCCATCAGGACTGGACTTCGGGCCTGTGCTTGGgtcctgggggaggggagggaacagTGGCCTCTGCAAGGCTACATGGCCAGACACTTTTATCCTTCCCATCTTATATAGTTCTGTCATAGAAAACTCAAGTCTTCCTAATCTGCCTGTGTGTAGCCTGAGGGCACAGGCATTGGCCTGGTACCAGGTTGCTAACTTCCACCCTGCCCTGCTGGCTCCTGTCCCTCCCATGCACTCTGTGTTCCAGCTCAGGAGAGTGGAGCTGCCCGGGTGCCTTGGTCTCTTCTGGGTGGGCCCCGTGCCAAGCCTGATAGTATGCGGACACATTGTGGGCATTCTGATGCCCCAGCCTGTGCAGAGGTGAAGCCAGAGACAGCTGGTGCTCTGGCTGGGGTTAGTGGCTGTCGCAGGGTGGGCCCGACTGCCGACTCTtgcccactgcgcccagccctgcaCCTGCCTCTGCTCTCTTGCAGCTGCGCACCAAGCTGTCGTCGCAGGAGATCCAGCAATTTGCAGCGCTGCTACACGAGTACCGCAATGGGGCCTCTATCCACGAGTTCTGCATCAACCTGCGGCAGCTCTACGGGGACAGCCGCAAGTTCCTGCTGCTTGGTGAGTGGGCCCCGGAAAGAGAGTGGCTTGTCCAGACCTGGCTTGGGGAGGCTGATCCCTCCTGGGAATGTGCACACGGACCCCTCAGTGGGTACAGCAGGGGCTTCATCAGGGATGGGAGATTTGAACCAGAGATGGTCATGAGAGCACAGTCCAGAGATCGGGGAATCTGCTGTGATTAATCAGAAGGGCTTTTCCCAGGGACTGTTGGGGGCCCACCGACAGGCCTTCATTCTCCTGGGAACTCAGGCTGAGCTGGGTGGGTCCTGCCAGGAAGCAGCAGAGATCTCCCAGGAGCAGGGCTGGGAGTGAACACAACCCTGAGATTTAGGAGAAGAGTGCAGGAGGAGCCAGGGAGGCATGGGTTTTGGTGAATGTGTGGGACTTCAAGGCGGAAGGACCAGCGTTTGCCAAGACCCCCCAAAAAGCTCAGCACATTAGGTCAGTGCAGCTAGAGGGCTGTGTGGTCTGAGCAGCAGAGTTGGATGTTGGCCCCACACCTCTCAGGGACGGTGACTTAGCTGTGGGTTCCGTCTGCCGACAATTAGAACACAGCAAGTTGGCAGTAGTTTGTTGCTGGTAGCCATTTGAAGGCTTCTGGGTCCTGGGCCTGTTCTTCCCGCAAACCAAGGAAGGTGGGTTTGTTACCATTGTACCGATCTGGCAGTGGCAAGCATGGACTGCCTACCCAGGGCTCCCTGCTCTTAGAAGCGTGAagggctggaggctggggcagcctGTCTGTACAACAGGTTCTGTCTAAGCAGTGCCCACCCCTTCTGTGCTGCGTCCTGTGTCGCCTCCTGGCGTGGGACTCTGTCTGTCCCTCCACAGCAGGGAGTGGAGATTCTGAGAGACACACTAGGCTTCCCGCATAAGAGGGCAGCCCTCTGAGTTGGGGCAGCCACCCAGGCCATGGCAGGGAAACAGTGGACTTTGGCATGAGGCCTGCCTCCGAGAACCGCACCCTTGTTGCTGGGTGCCAGCAGGTGGCTTTGAGGActgctctgggcctcagctttccCCACTGTAAAATGAGGACTTTGTGAGGACTGTTAGAGAATGAGAGGAGACCACAGGTTCTTGGCCTGTGCTGGTGCCTGTAGGCCATGGAGTGTGCCTGTGGCAGAGGCAGTAAGCTGTCAGGGCCAGCAGCAGTGCCTGTCAGAGTTGAGGTTTTAGCCAAACTGGCCCCAGGAAGCATGATTTCAACCAGGATGCTAGATGCAGTGAGCATGGCATCAGGGTCCCCAAGGCCATGCACCAGGGGCAGCTGTGGCCCTGTCAGGGGGCTTTGAGCCCTGAGAGAAGAGCTGAGTGGGTTGAGCCGAACTGGAGGTGCCATGCTGGGTGTTGTGTGTCTGCAGGTCTGAGGCCCTTCATCCCTGAGAAGGACAGTCAGCACTTCGAGAACTTCCTGGAGACCATTGGCGTGAAGGATGGCCGCGGCATCATCACCGACAGCTTTGGCAGGCACCGGCGGGCCCTGAGCACCACATCCAGTTCCACCACCAACGGGAACAGGGCCACGGGCAGCTCTGATGACCGGTCAGCGCCCTCAGAGGGGGATGAGTGGGACCGCATGATCTCAGACATCAGCAGCGACATTGAGGCGCTGGGCTGCAGCATGGACCAGGACTCAGCATGATGGGCAGTGGATCGGGGGGCACCCACACCTTCTGCACAGTCATCGTAGGCCTTCCCAGAAGGAGCTGCCCAGACCTGCGTGTCAGCCCTTGGTTGGGGCCAGGGAGAGGCTCCAGGCGCAGGTGGCCCTGGGTGGCCCAGGTCCTCTACTGTGAAGGAGCAGGGAGCTGCCGAGGGACACGAGCCCCAGTGCGGGGTGGAAGGCTCTTTGCCTTGTCCACCAGGGCTCAGCCAAGCCCTGCAGTGTGTCCCCGCTCGGGGAGGGCCTGGTCGAGCTGGCAGGGAGAGCCAGTCCTGTCGGCTGGGCCCTTGGACAGCTGTCAGTTTTGCACATGATGTTCCTATTGTAACTCTCAGAGACCTTAAAAAGTTTACTGCAATGTGAATAATTTAATCTCTGGTTGCCAAGCATGTTTCTGATCCAGTTGGGTGAAAGCCATCGGTGCCAGGAGGGGTGTCTGCTCTGGTCTCTGTCCCTGGGTCCCGTCTGCCCTGCGGCACCTGGGActcaggtggaggtggaggaggcagcaggCTCCTGTGCCACAGGAAGGACTTGATTGCAGCGTGGATGTGAGGCAGGAGCGAGCGTTCTGAGGCCTTTCGTGGGCAGCAGGCGTGTGTTTGGGAGCACCTTGGTCTTGACACCCTGTGCACTGAATCCTTCAAGGTCACTGGCTGTGCCCCGCACTGCCCCCGctcccatccccctcccccccttctcctccccagcTGTGCTGCAGGTGTTTTCCTCAAGCAGCCTGCACTACACCATGGAACAGAAATGCTATCTGAGATCTGGTCACCTTGGAGCCCGGGGGCTGGGTCTTCAGAGGCCAGTGTGCAACTCTGCCGACTCTCCCTGTGCCCTCATTGTGGTCCTGTCTCCATCCCTGTCCCATGAGCTCTGTTGGCCTTGGTCTTGCCTATACCCTTTGGGCCCTTGCACACCTTCCTTGGAtatgggaaggggaggagaggtgaCCTGGGTCAGGTTGTCCTGGGCCTCTCCCTCCACTGGAGAGCAGCCACACCCCTGCTCAGACCCCCAAGGGGATAGACATCTGGGAAGGAGATTGGCTGTCATATCTCCCTCCTGCCCAGGTGGGGAGCCTGGCCTTGCTGGCTAGAGGGGCTGCATGTCAGGCCCCAGGGCTTCTCTGGCCCAGGCTCGGGGGAGCAGGGAGAGCCTCTGGGGCTCCATGGATGCCCTGATTGTGTCCAGGCCAAGCCAGAGGATCCGGAGTATCTCAGGGACCTTCCTGAAAAAGGTGGATGGGTTTTTTCGGTATCACAGCTTCTGGACAGGAAGGGGTGTGgtcagtgtttttgtttgttttgtttttctcaagacggagtctcactcttgcccaggctggagtgcagtggcatggttttggctcactgcaacctccacctcctgggttcaagagattctcccgcctcagcctcctgagtaactgggactacaggtgcttgccaccacgcctggctaatttttatatttttagtagagacagggtttcaccatattggccaggctggtcttgaactcctgactttgtgatctacctgcctcccaaagtgttgggattacaggcacaagccactgcggCCAGCCCTGGTCAGCGTTTTATGGGTGAGTTTTCCCACTGTACTGTGCTGTTGTAGAGCTGCTTACTCATGGGACcccaggccagggcaggtggcGGGCTCTTTACTGTTGACACTGTCTCTAAGTTTCTATGAAAATGGACATTCCCTGGAAGCATCAGGAGAGGCTGAGGATGAACCACACAGTCTCCTGGGCTCTTGCCCCCTACCAGAGCCCACCCTGTGCCAGAAGGGTCATGTCCCCCGTCCACCCCACTGGTTGAACATGGCCTTGCGTGGGCCTTCTGTGTGGAGTGTCAAAGGAACCACATGCCTGCCCCTCCAAGGTCCATCCCAGATGTGACCCCCATGCTGCAGTCACTGGTCTTTGCTAGTAGAAAGAGTAGAGGACATGGAGCAGATGAAGGAACACCAGAGGGTAATGAGGGGACACCAGAGAGTAATGAAGGGACATCAGAGGGCAGTGAGGGGAAACCAGGGAGTAATGGACATCATGGAGTGATGAAGGGACACCAGAGGGTGATGAGGGGACACCAGAGAGTGATGAGGGAACACCAGAGGGCTGTGACGGGACACCAGAAGGTGATAAGGGGATATCAGAGTAATGAGGGGCACCAGAGGGCAGTGAGGGGGCATCAGAGGGTGATGAGGGGACACCAGAGAGTATTGAGGGGACATCAAAGGGTGGTGAAGGGACACCAGAGAGTATGCAGGGGA
Above is a genomic segment from Macaca thibetana thibetana isolate TM-01 chromosome 3, ASM2454274v1, whole genome shotgun sequence containing:
- the CCM2 gene encoding cerebral cavernous malformations 2 protein isoform X2, whose amino-acid sequence is MEEEGKKGKKPGIVSPFKRVFLKGEKSRDKKAHEKVTERRPLHTVVLSLPERVEPDRLLSDYIEKEVKYLGQLTSIPGYLNPSSRTEILHFIDNAKRAHQLPGHLTQEHDAVLSLSAYNVKLAWRDGEDIILRVPIHDIAAVSYVRDDAAHLVVLKTAQDPGISPSQSLCAESSRGLSAGSLSESAVGPVEACCLVILAAESKVAAEELCCLLGQVFQVVYTESTIDFLDRAIFDGASTPTHHLSLHSDDSSTKVDIKETYEVEASTFCFPESVDVGGASPHGKTISESELSASATELLQDYMLTLRTKLSSQEIQQFAALLHEYRNGASIHEFCINLRQLYGDSRKFLLLGLRPFIPEKDSQHFENFLETIGVKDGRGIITDSFGRHRRALSTTSSSTTNGNRATGSSDDRSAPSEGDEWDRMISDISSDIEALGCSMDQDSA
- the CCM2 gene encoding cerebral cavernous malformations 2 protein isoform X4 codes for the protein MEEEGKKGKKYLGQLTSIPGYLNPSSRTEILHFIDNAKRAHQLPGHLTQEHDAVLSLSAYNVKLAWRDGEDIILRVPIHDIAAVSYVRDDAAHLVVLKTAQDPGISPSQSLCAESSRGLSAGSLSESAVGPVEACCLVILAAESKVAAEELCCLLGQVFQVVYTESTIDFLDRAIFDGASTPTHHLSLHSDDSSTKVDIKETYEVEASTFCFPESVDVGGASPHGKTISESELSASATELLQDYMLTLRTKLSSQEIQQFAALLHEYRNGASIHEFCINLRQLYGDSRKFLLLGLRPFIPEKDSQHFENFLETIGVKDGRGIITDSFGRHRRALSTTSSSTTNGNRATGSSDDRSAPSEGDEWDRMISDISSDIEALGCSMDQDSA
- the CCM2 gene encoding cerebral cavernous malformations 2 protein isoform X1, whose product is MHSSCRQRRRNQNLSKEIPQTEFHTGYSMENEPGIVSPFKRVFLKGEKSRDKKAHEKVTERRPLHTVVLSLPERVEPDRLLSDYIEKEVKYLGQLTSIPGYLNPSSRTEILHFIDNAKRAHQLPGHLTQEHDAVLSLSAYNVKLAWRDGEDIILRVPIHDIAAVSYVRDDAAHLVVLKTAQDPGISPSQSLCAESSRGLSAGSLSESAVGPVEACCLVILAAESKVAAEELCCLLGQVFQVVYTESTIDFLDRAIFDGASTPTHHLSLHSDDSSTKVDIKETYEVEASTFCFPESVDVGGASPHGKTISESELSASATELLQDYMLTLRTKLSSQEIQQFAALLHEYRNGASIHEFCINLRQLYGDSRKFLLLGLRPFIPEKDSQHFENFLETIGVKDGRGIITDSFGRHRRALSTTSSSTTNGNRATGSSDDRSAPSEGDEWDRMISDISSDIEALGCSMDQDSA
- the CCM2 gene encoding cerebral cavernous malformations 2 protein isoform X3 — protein: MHSSCRQRRRNQNLSKEIPQTEFHTGYSMENEYLGQLTSIPGYLNPSSRTEILHFIDNAKRAHQLPGHLTQEHDAVLSLSAYNVKLAWRDGEDIILRVPIHDIAAVSYVRDDAAHLVVLKTAQDPGISPSQSLCAESSRGLSAGSLSESAVGPVEACCLVILAAESKVAAEELCCLLGQVFQVVYTESTIDFLDRAIFDGASTPTHHLSLHSDDSSTKVDIKETYEVEASTFCFPESVDVGGASPHGKTISESELSASATELLQDYMLTLRTKLSSQEIQQFAALLHEYRNGASIHEFCINLRQLYGDSRKFLLLGLRPFIPEKDSQHFENFLETIGVKDGRGIITDSFGRHRRALSTTSSSTTNGNRATGSSDDRSAPSEGDEWDRMISDISSDIEALGCSMDQDSA